A genomic stretch from Solanum stenotomum isolate F172 chromosome 8, ASM1918654v1, whole genome shotgun sequence includes:
- the LOC125874607 gene encoding tubulin beta-1 chain-like, which produces MREILHIQGGQCGNQIGAKFWEVICAEHGIDSSGRYQGDSDLQLERLNVYYNEASCGRFVPRAVLMDLEPGTMDSVRSGPYGQIFRPDNFVFGQSGAGNNWAKGHYTEGAELIDSVLDVVRKEAENCDCLQGFQVAHSLGGGTGSGMGTLLISKIREEYPDRMMLTFSVFPSPKVSDTVVEPYNATLSVHQLVENADECMVLDNEALYDICFRTLKLTTPSFGDLNHLISATMSGVTCCLRFPGQLNSDLRKLAVNLIPFPRLHFFMVGFAPLTSRGSQQYRALTVPELTQQMWDAKNMMCAADPRHGRYLTASAMFRGKMSTKEVDEQMINVQNKNSSYFVEWIPNNVKSTVCDIPPTGLKMASTFIGNSTSIQEMFRRVSEQFTAMFRRKAFLHWYTGEGMDEMEFTEAESNMNDLVSEYQQYQDATAEEEGYDYEDEDDEPLES; this is translated from the exons ATGCGTGAGATTTTGCACATTCAAGGAGGTCAATGTGGAAACCAAATCGGAGCTAAGTTCTGGGAAGTTATCTGTGCCGAGCACGGCATTGATTCCAGCGGAAGGTATCAAGGAGACAGTGATCTTCAATTGGAGCGACTGAACGTGTACTACAATGAAGCAAGCTGTGGAAGGTTTGTTCCACGCGCCGTCCTCATGGATTTGGAGCCGGGAACTATGGATAGTGTCAGATCTGGACCTTATGGTCAGATTTTCAGGCCTGATAACTTCGTTTTTGGCCAGTCAGGTGCTGGTAACAACTGGGCGAAGGGACATTATACTGAGGGAGCGGAGCTTATCGACTCGGTGCTTGATGTTGTGAGGAAGGAGGCTGAGAATTGTGACTGTTTACAAG GTTTCCAGGTTGCTCACTCTTTAGGAGGTGGAACTGGATCAGGAATGGGAACACTCCTTATATCTAAGATCAGGGAGGAGTACCCAGATAGAATGATGCTTACTTTCTCTGTGTTCCCTTCCCCCAAAGTTTCAGACACAGTTGTTGAGCCCTATAATGCTACTCTTTCTGTTCACCAGCTTGTTGAGAATGCAGATGAGTGTATGGTGTTGGATAATGAAGCTCTTTATGACATTTGCTTCCGAACTCTCAAACTTACTACTCCGAGCT TTGGGGACCTAAACCATTTGATTTCTGCCACCATGAGTGGTGTAACTTGCTGTCTCCGTTTCCCTGGTCAACTCAACTCTGATCTCCGCAAGCTTGCTGTTAACCTCATCCCATTCCCTCGGTTGCATTTCTTCATGGTTGGATTCGCTCCGCTCACTTCTCGTGGGTCGCAGCAATATCGAGCATTGACTGTTCCTGAGCTAACACAGCAGATGTGGGATGCAAAGAATATGATGTGTGCTGCTGATCCTCGTCATGGTCGATATTTGACTGCTTCAGCTATGTTCCGTGGAAAGATGAGCACCAAGGAAGTCGATGAACAGATGATTAATGTGCAGAACAAGAACTCTTCCTATTTTGTTGAGTGGATCCCTAACAATGTAAAGTCAACAGTCTGTGACATCCCTCCTACTGGTCTGAAGATGGCCTCAACTTTCATTGGTAACTCCACCTCTATTCAGGAGATGTTCCGTAGGGTCAGTGAGCAGTTTACAGCTATGTTCCGAAGAAAGGCTTTCTTGCATTGGTACACTGGAGAAGGTATGGATGAGATGGAGTTTACTGAGGCTGAAAGCAACATGAACGATTTAGTTTCTGAGTACCAGCAATATCAAGATGCAACAGCTGAAGAGGAAGGTTATGACTATGAAGATGAGGATGATGAACCACTAGAATCTTAA